One genomic segment of Alphaproteobacteria bacterium includes these proteins:
- a CDS encoding class I SAM-dependent methyltransferase: IYLYEKAEGPFDSYCRTVFNLLEKEVFMSDLSHQKTIRHELRQVRRILIQAADIPTQFIFDRPVYELSNSLEIRGLSQFHDISLLTRVLIEKFKSLGTLNLPMRQQILMLIYARYPLLKIPARVYSLDIILESAKLEQDCLKKKMQEMVQAETARAFPPYESRITLSKDLADLQMIYRGMIPLVEAISYNRAVLYDANDEQGLDLKNFFQGGGKPVAYAGVGSSVNFENRLKHLMLEHLTEGDLFLDIGCGVGAQSYALLQRGAKVVMNDMDACSLLKFMESVEDMRKKMGPPFDFTHAFLSYGSFFEIAHHYKDQSFDGILCNHVLHYMTPDMIQSMFKEMYRLLKPGGHIYVSTLTPYHPSFRYVTHKLLTAQKEQSLWPGEIKNSDEEWIHDIGVDPSYNPMRIFPPYMHPQYTKILDREAKKVQFKVIESGYFGFPADSLLIEGDPRGVLFKKLLMEGEVGETVLSLYRKDKSIAYLVATRK, translated from the coding sequence ATATTTACCTATATGAGAAGGCAGAGGGTCCTTTTGACAGCTATTGCCGTACGGTATTTAATTTGCTCGAAAAAGAAGTTTTTATGAGTGATCTTAGCCATCAAAAAACAATACGGCATGAGCTGAGACAAGTTCGTCGGATTTTAATTCAGGCAGCAGATATTCCAACACAGTTTATTTTTGATCGCCCCGTATATGAATTGTCAAACTCTTTAGAGATCAGGGGTCTATCGCAGTTTCATGACATTAGCTTATTGACCAGAGTGCTGATTGAGAAATTTAAGTCTCTTGGGACGCTTAATTTGCCAATGCGACAACAGATTTTAATGTTGATATATGCACGGTATCCACTGCTTAAAATTCCGGCACGTGTTTATAGTTTGGATATTATTCTTGAGAGCGCTAAGTTAGAGCAAGATTGTCTCAAAAAAAAGATGCAAGAAATGGTGCAGGCTGAGACAGCGAGAGCATTTCCGCCATATGAGAGTCGCATAACGCTGAGCAAAGATCTTGCTGACCTGCAGATGATTTATCGTGGTATGATTCCTTTAGTAGAAGCAATTAGTTACAACAGAGCTGTTCTTTATGATGCGAATGATGAACAAGGCCTCGATTTAAAGAATTTCTTTCAAGGAGGAGGCAAGCCAGTTGCTTATGCAGGTGTTGGTAGTTCTGTGAATTTTGAAAATAGATTAAAGCACTTGATGCTCGAGCATTTAACAGAAGGTGATCTTTTCTTAGATATTGGATGCGGTGTAGGGGCGCAAAGCTATGCTTTGTTACAACGCGGTGCAAAAGTTGTGATGAATGACATGGATGCCTGTTCGCTTTTGAAATTTATGGAATCGGTTGAAGATATGAGGAAAAAGATGGGGCCTCCCTTCGATTTTACTCATGCTTTTTTGAGCTATGGTTCTTTTTTTGAGATTGCTCATCATTACAAAGATCAAAGTTTTGATGGGATATTGTGTAATCATGTTCTGCATTATATGACTCCAGATATGATTCAATCGATGTTTAAAGAGATGTATCGGCTTCTTAAGCCTGGGGGACATATTTATGTTTCTACCTTAACGCCCTATCACCCTTCTTTCAGGTATGTTACTCATAAATTGCTTACTGCCCAGAAAGAGCAAAGTCTTTGGCCGGGAGAGATTAAAAATAGTGATGAGGAATGGATTCATGACATTGGCGTTGATCCGTCATACAATCCCATGCGCATTTTTCCGCCCTATATGCATCCGCAATATACAAAAATATTGGATCGCGAAGCCAAAAAAGTCCAGTTTAAAGTGATTGAGTCTGGCTATTTTGGCTTTCCGGCGGATAGTTTACTCATTGAAGGTGATCCAAGAGGGGTTTTGTTTAAGAAGCTTCTGATGGAAGGAGAGGTTGGAGAAACTGTTTTATCATTGTATCGTAAGGATAAAAGTATCGCTTATCTGGTTGCAACCCGAAAATAA
- the rho gene encoding transcription termination factor Rho: protein MHLKELKHKSPAELLAYAEELQIENASNLRKQDMMFAILKRLAQNGVTIYGSGVAEILQDGFGFLRSPESNYLPGPDDIYISPQQVRKYGFRTGDTIDGQIKAPKDGEKYFALSVVEKINFEDPEKIRHRINFDNLTPLFPDKKLSLESDDPTKKNFTSRIIDLICPIGKGQRALIVAPPRTGKTIMLQSVANAIAHNHPEAYLIVLLIDERPEEVTDMARSVKGEVVSSTFDEPASRHVQVAEMVIEKAKRLVEGKKDVIILLDSITRLARAYNTISPSSGKVLTGGVDANALQRPKRFFGAARNIEEGGSLTIIATALVDTGSRMDEVIFEEFKGTGNSEIILDRKVSDKRIFPAIDVGKSGTRKEELLVDKGTHSKMWVLRRILMPMGASDAIEFLLDKLKPTKSNRDFFDSMNQ from the coding sequence ATGCATTTGAAAGAATTAAAGCATAAATCACCTGCTGAACTATTGGCTTATGCTGAAGAATTACAAATTGAAAACGCAAGCAATTTGCGCAAACAAGATATGATGTTTGCCATTTTAAAAAGGCTTGCCCAAAATGGCGTGACCATTTACGGCTCGGGTGTTGCTGAAATATTACAAGATGGTTTCGGATTTTTAAGATCGCCTGAGTCTAACTATTTGCCAGGTCCGGATGATATTTATATTTCTCCACAGCAAGTGCGTAAATATGGCTTTAGAACGGGTGATACAATTGATGGTCAAATTAAAGCACCTAAAGATGGTGAGAAGTATTTTGCTCTTTCTGTTGTCGAAAAAATTAACTTTGAAGATCCTGAGAAAATTCGTCATCGCATCAACTTTGATAACCTAACGCCTTTATTCCCAGACAAAAAATTGAGTCTTGAGTCTGATGATCCGACCAAAAAGAACTTCACATCACGCATTATTGATTTAATTTGTCCGATTGGTAAAGGGCAGCGTGCCTTGATTGTTGCACCGCCGCGGACAGGTAAAACCATTATGCTTCAGTCAGTTGCCAATGCGATTGCGCACAATCATCCTGAGGCTTATTTGATCGTTCTGTTGATTGATGAGCGTCCAGAAGAAGTAACAGACATGGCGCGTTCCGTTAAGGGCGAGGTTGTGAGTTCCACTTTTGATGAGCCCGCATCACGACATGTTCAAGTTGCAGAAATGGTGATTGAAAAAGCGAAAAGATTGGTTGAGGGTAAAAAAGATGTGATTATTTTGCTTGATTCGATCACGCGTTTGGCACGTGCTTACAACACGATTTCTCCGAGTTCAGGGAAAGTTTTGACAGGTGGTGTGGATGCCAATGCGCTTCAGCGCCCAAAAAGATTCTTTGGTGCAGCCAGAAATATTGAAGAAGGCGGCTCACTCACTATTATTGCAACAGCCCTTGTCGACACGGGTAGCCGGATGGATGAGGTTATCTTTGAAGAGTTTAAAGGAACGGGTAATAGTGAAATTATTCTTGACCGTAAAGTTTCTGACAAGCGTATTTTCCCAGCGATTGATGTTGGAAAATCCGGTACAAGAAAAGAGGAGCTTTTGGTTGATAAAGGAACTCATTCCAAAATGTGGGTCTTGCGTCGTATTTTAATGCCGATGGGTGCATCAGATGCCATTGAATTCCTGCTTGATAAGTTAAAACCAACCAAATCAAACAGAGATTTCTTCGACAGCATGAACCAGTAG